The following nucleotide sequence is from Psychroserpens sp. Hel_I_66.
GTGCTTACTCTGCAATGAACCGTCAAATTGGACGCGGTAAAATTACAATGTACAACCGTCATGAGATGTTAGATGTCGTCAAGGTTGACGGAAAAGCTAGAGGAATAATCGCTAGAGATTTAGTGTCTGGTGAAATAGAACGTCACTCTGCGCACGCAGTCGTTTTAGGAACTGGAGGTTACGGTAACGTATTTTACTTATCAACCAATGCGATGGGAAGTAATGTTACCGCTGCCTGGAAAGCTCACAAACGTGGTGCTTACTTTGCAAATCCATGCTACACGCAAATTCATCCAACATGTATCCCTGTCTCTGGAGAACATCAGTCTAAATTGACATTGATGTCTGAGTCTTTAAGAAATGATGGACGTATTTGGGTTCCGAAGAAAAAAGAAGATGCTGAAGCTATTAGAGCTGGAAAATTAAAACCAACTGCACTTGCCGAACAAGATAGAGATTACTATTTAGAGCGTCGCTATCCTGCTTTTGGTAACTTAGTACCTCGTGATGTTGCCTCTCGTGCAGCAAAAGAGCGCTGCGACGCTGGTTTTGGTGTCAATAAAACTGGTGAAGCTGTTTATCTAGATTTCGCTGCTGCTTTTATGCGCTACGGAAAAGAGCAAGCCCACGTTAAAGGTCTTGACGAAAATGATGATGCGCTTGTTAAAAAATTAGGACAGGAAATCGTGAAAACGAAATATGGAAATTTATTCCAGATGTATGAGAAAATCGTAAATCAAAACCCATACGAAACTCCTATGATGATTTACCCTGCGGTACATTACACAATGGGTGGTATTTGGGTAGATTATAACTTACAAACTACAGTTCCAGGATTGTATGCCATTGGAGAAGCTAATTTTTCAGATCATGGTGCTAACAGACTTGGTGCTTCTGCCTTAATGCAAGGACTTGCAGATGGATATTTTGTACTGCCTTACACGATTGGTGACTATTTATCCCACGATATTCGTACTGGAAAAATACCTACTGATACTAAGGAATTTGAAGAAGCTGAAAAAACTGTTGTTGATAATATCAACCACTTAATAAATAATAAAGGAACGCATCCTGTTGATTATTTCCATAGACGTTTAGGAAAAATCATGTGGAACAAATGCGGAATGGCACGTAATGCAGAGGATTTAAAATCTGCTATTCATGAGATTTCAGATTTAAGAGCTGAATTTTGGAAAGACGTTATGGTTCCAGGATCTGCAGATGAATTTAATGAAGAACTAGCCAAAGCTGGTCGCGTTGCAGATTTCTTAGAACTTGGAGAATTATTCGCTAAAGATGCCTTACAAAGAGAAGAATCTGCAGGAGGACATTTTAGAGATGAATATCAAACTCCAGAAGGTGAGGCAATGCGTCGTAAAGAATTTCAGTATGTTTCTGCATGGGAATATAAAGGAGAGCCAAAAGATGCTGTATTGCATAAAGAGGAACTGTCTTACGAAAATATTGAAGTAAAAGAAAGAAGTTATAAATAATTAGGTCTACAACTTAATTATGTATTCAAAATAAAAAAAGAACAAAGAAATGGGAACAGAAAATATGAACCTTACATTAAAGATTTGGAGACAAAAAGGAGCCAATGACAAAGGGAAAATGGTAGACTATAGCATTAGCGATGTCTCTCCAGATATGTCTTTCTTAGAAATGCTAGACGTTCTTAATAGTGAACTCATAACCAAAGGAGAAGAACCTGTTGCATTTGATCATGATTGTCGTGAAGGTATTTGTGGTTCATGTTCATTATATATAAATGGCGAAGCACATGGTCCTGATAGAGGTGTAACTACCTGCCAATTGCATATGCGTATGTTTAAAGATGGTGATGTTATTACCATTGAGCCTTTTAGAGCTAAGGCATTTCCTGTAATTAAAGATTTAATTGTAGATAGAAGCGCTTTTGATCGTATCCAACATGCAGGAGGATTTATTTCTGTTAATACATCTGGTTTAACTGTAGATGCAAATGCTATCCCGGTAAACAAACACGATGCAGATGAATCATTTATGGCTGCCACGTGTATTGGTTGTGGTGCTTGTGTTGCAAGTTGTAAAAATGCCTCTGCAATGTTATTTGTAGGTGCAAAAGTATCTCAATTTGCCTTGTTACCACAAGGTCAGGTAGAGGCGACAGATCGTGTATTGAATATGGTCAAACAAATGGATGAAGAAGGCTTTGGTAATTGTACCAATACTGGAGCTTGCGAAGTGGAATGCCCTAAAGGAATTTCTTTAGAGAATATTGCACGTATGAATCGTGAGTATTTAGCAGCAAGTTTAAAAGGTTAATATCCCAAAACAGAGAACCAAAGAAATTATAAATTTAAAAATCCTAAGCCACAATGCTTGGGATTTTTTGTTACTTTATGTCCTAAATTTAAATATGTCTGTCGCAATAACTTATTTTAAAAAAAGCCTTGAAAATCATCAATTAGAAGTAAAGAAACTTTATAAAAAGACGACGCTTTTAAGCCTTTTAAGACTGCTTGTTTTTCTCATTACAGCAATCGCTATCTATTTTACTTTCCAAAGTTGGCAAATTGCCATTGTTATTGGTTTGTCAGGAATTTCGGTGTTTATAGTTCTACTTTCTAAATATACCAGTGTCAAAAATAAACGAACTCTTCATAAGGCACTAGCAACAATTAATGAAGAGGAAATAAAAATTGCTTCTGGCGAATTTCAGCATAGAAAAACAGGAGATCAATTTCAAGACCCAAAGCACTTTTATAGCTTGGATATTGATCTCTTCGGAAAAGGATCATTTTTTCAATATTTAAATAGAACAAGTACTTCGGAAGGTGAATTGCAGCTCGCAAATGCTTTAAAAGCAAATAATGTTGCCAATATAGAAGACAGGCAGGACGCGATAAAAGAATTATCAACCAAAACCGAATGGACACAATTATATGCAGCAACAGCTAGCTTAATTAAAACCCAAACGCCTGCTCCAACAATTATAAAATGGTTAAAAACCCATAAAACGTTTATTCCAAAACAGATGTTTTTAGCTACTTGGTTATTTGCATTACTATCAATTACACTATTAGCCCTAGCAATTTTTGAAGTTATTGGGATTGGATTTTTTGGGTATTGGATTTTTGCAGGACTTGGCATTACAGGCATATATCTCAAAAAAATAAATGATCTCGCTTTAAATGCAGATAAAACTAAAGATACATTTAGACAATATGCATCACTGTTATTACAAATAGAAAATGAGACATTTACATCAAAATTATTAAAAGAAAAACAGCAAAAAATAAGATCTGAAAACAAAAAGGCTTCAGAGATTTTTTCGGAATTTTCTAAACACCTAGATGCCTTGGATAACCGTAATAATCTTATTGGTGCTCTTTTTGGGAATGGCTATTTACTTTTAGATATCAAAAACTCTTATAACGTTGAACAATGGGTTTTAAAATACGCCCACAAAGTAGAAGATTGGTTTGAAGTGGTGTCGTTTTTTGACGCATACAACAGTTTAGGTAATTATGCTTTTAACCATGAAGCCTATGTATTTCCTGAAATATCAAACGGAAAATCAACTATAAAAGCGTCTCAATTAGGACATCCACTTTTAAACCCTAAAAAAAGAGTAGATAGTGATGTCACTATCGATAATCAAGAATTCTTTATTGTAACGGGAGCTAATATGGCAGGAAAGAGTACGTTTCTTCGTACCATTTCTCTTCATATTGTAATGGCAAACGTTGGGTTGCCTGTTTGTGCAAAGTCAAGTATCTATTCTCCTGTTAAACTTATAACGAGCATGCGTACGAGCGATTCACTCACAGATGATAGTAGTTACTTTTTTAGTGAATTAACTCGACTAAAATTCATTGTTGATGCTATAGAAAAAGAATCTTATTTTATTATTCTTGATGAAATCTTAAAAGGTACAAACAGTACAGATAAAGCAATCGGTTCAAGAAAATTTGTAGAAAAACTAGTGGCAGGAAACGCAACCGGTATTATTGCAACTCACGATTTGAGTCTTTGTGAAATTTCCGAAGAACTTGAGGACGTCAAAAACTATTATTTTGATGCTGAAATCGTTAACGACGAACTATATTTTGACTATAAATTCAAACAAGGTATTTGCCAAAATATGAATGCAAGCTTTTTACTGAAGAAGATGCAGATTGTGGATTAGTAAGATAAATATCATTCAGATCAACACAAAAAAAATTTTTTGATGATTAGAATAAATAAAAATGAAATTCTTCAATTCGATCTAAATCACAAAAACAAAAAACCCATTCTAAACTAGAATGGGTTTTTAATACTATGGGATAAAATTCAAATTATGCTTCAAAAGCATCAATAGAAACAAAAGACTTACCATCTTTTTTCTTTGTGAATCTTACTAAACCATCTACTTTAGCATGTAAAGTGTGGTCTTTTCCGCCATACACATTTTCACCTGGATGATGTGTATTACCTCTTTGTCTTACGATAATGTTTCCTGCAACAGCAGCTTGTCCACCAAAAATCTTAACACCTAAGCGTTTTGATTCTGATTCTCTACCGTTTTTAGAACTACCTACTCCTTTTTTATGAGCCATTGTCTTAAGGTTTTATATTGTTAATAATTAATGTTATTGAAAATTTACTTTTCAATTCCACCATCTAATCTGTCTTGTAATTCTTTTAATTCGTCCCACTTACCATCTGCAGCTAATCTAGCTTGTTTTGGCCAAGTATCTGTAACGATGTGCGCTAATCTTGAACTTTCTTCAGTAAGAATTTCACTTAATTTAGCAGCATCAGTATTTGCTACTTTTTCAAAAGTATCAATTCCTGCGTTTACTAAAGCTTCAGCAGCTTTAGGTCCTGCACCTTCGATTTTTTTCAAATCATCAGCTTTTCCTGTTGCTTTTTTAGCAGCTGGTTTCGCTTTAGGTGTTTCCTTTTTAGCTTCTTCTTTTGATTCAGCTTTTTTAGTTTCCTTCTTAGGTTCAGCTTTTTCAGCTTTCTTTCCTCCAGAAGTAGTAATACCTTCAATAAGGATTTCAGATAAAGATTGTCTGTGTCCGTTTTTTACACGGTAACCTTTTCTTCTCTTCTTTTTGAAGACGATTACTTTGTCACCTTTAAGGTGCTTTAAGACTTTTGCACTTACAAGTGCTCCGCCTATAGCTGGGGCGCCTAAAGTAATATTGTCACCATCACCAATTAAAAGAACGTTATCGAAATCTACTTTCTTACCTTCTTCTGTTGCTAAACGGTTAACAAAAACTTTTTGGTCTTTTTCAACTTTAAATTGATGCCCTGCTATCTCTACAATTGCGTACATAGCGTAACGTTTTTATTAATTATTTTGTTTAAAATAGGTGCTTCCTCCTTAGAAAGCGGGTGCAAATATACATCCTAATTCATTAATTTACAAACGATATATGAATTTTGAATAATAATATAATTTTTTTATGCAGAAATTTTAAAACTCGAACACTTTATCTACTTTGCATAAATATGAGAAAACAATTTTAAGATATATTTTGCACTAAAAACAGTAATATAAGCTATGTTATTCGCTATTTTTGTGGAAATAGTGTAACTTTTTAACTAAACCGAACACTAATTTAACATTATATAAAAATTAACACAAAATCACAATTAATTAAAACAAACTCACAATGAAAAATTACCTATTAATTTTAGCCTCTTTTGTGCTTGTTGGCTTCTCTGTCAATGCACAACAGGTTGAATTTGAAGAATTTGATTTAGATAACGGACTTCACGTTATTTTACACCAAGATAATACTGCTCCTGTAGTGACCGTTGGTGTTATGTATGATGTAGGAGGAAAAGATTTGGGAGGTACTGCTGCAGCACCTCGTACTGGTTTTGCTCACTTTTTTGAGCATCTTTTATTTGAAGGTACCCAAAATATAGATCGAGGAGAATGGTTTACAATCGTATCTTCAAATGGTGGTAGCAATAATGCAAACACCTCATTGGATAGAACTTACTATTATGAAGTTTTCCCTTCTAACAATTTAGAATTAGGTCTTTGGATGGAATCTGAAAGAATGCTTCACCCAGTTATTGACCAAGTTGGAGTAGATACTCAAAACGAAGTTGTTAAGGAAGAAAAGCGTCTAAGGTATGATAACTCCCCTTATGGACAGTTTTTATTTGCTGTGAGTGAAAATTTATTTAAAAATCACCCTTATGCAAATAAAAATATTGGAGAAATGGCAGATTTAGACGCCTCTACTTTAGAGGAATTTCAACAATATTTTAAAGATTGGTATGGACCAAACAATGCTGCTCTGGTAATTGCTGGTGATATTGATAAGAAAGAAGCAAAAACATTAGTAAAAAAATATTTTGCAGACATAAAGAGTAGACCAGTACCAACTAGAAATTTTGCTAAAGAAGAACCTATCACAGAAAAAATCGACGCAAAATTCTTCGATCCAAATATTCAAATCCCTGCAATTATTACAGCATATAGAACTCCTGGTTTTAAAGAAAGAGATTCTTATGTTTTGAGTATGGTATCTGCTTATTTAAGTGATGGTAAAACATCAAAATTATACAAAAAAATAGTGGATGATAAAAAAATGGCACTTCAAGTTGGTGCTATCAACATCGATCAAATGGATTATGGTATTTATGCCATTTATGGTCTTCCATTGGGAGATACTTCTCTAGATGCTTTGCTTAAGGAGATGGATGAAGAAATTGTTAAAATGCAAAACGAGCTCATTTCAGAAAAAGATTATCAAAAACTTCAAAATAAATTTGAAAACAGATTTGTAAACTCAAACTCAAGTATTCAAGGTATTGCGAGCTCTTTGGTAACAAATTATATGCTTTATGACGATATCAATTTAATAAATTCTGAAATTGAAATTTACCGTTCAATTACTAGACAGGAAATTCAAGATGTTGTAAAAAAATATTTGAATCCTAACCAACGTGTAGAGTTAGAATATTTACCAAAAGAGAAAACTGACAACTAAAAAATAAATGAAAATGAAATTTAAAATATCCATATTAGTCGTAGCATTTTTAATGTCGGTTAGTGCATTTGCACAAGTTGATCGATCTAAAATGCCCGAACCAGGTCCTGCTCCAAAAATATCACTGGAGAAGCCTCAAGAATTTGAATTAAAAAACGGACTTACTGTTCTAGTGGTAGAAAACCATAAGTTACCAAGAGTATCATACTCCTTAACAATTGATAATAAGCCAATGACTGTTGGTGATAAAGCAGGAGTTGAGAGTTTAATTGGCGCTATGTTAGGTAACGGGACAAAAAACATTTCTAAAGATGAATTTAACGAAGAAGTAGACTTTTTAGGCGCAAATATTGGCTTTAGTTTTAGAGGAGGCTACGCAAGTTCATTATCAAAATATTCTGATCGTATCTTAGAATTAATGGCAGATGCTGCAATTAACCCTTTATTAATCGAGGAAGAATTTGAGAAAGAAAAAGCTAAACTTATAGACGGTTTAAAATCTGAAGAAAATAGCGTTGATGCAGTGGCTGGAAGAGTTGGGTCTGCTTTGGCTTATGGTAAAAATCATCCTTATGGAGAATTTACCACAGAAGAAACTGTAAATAATGTAAGCTATGGTGATGCTGTAGCATTTTACGAAAAATATTTCAACCCTAACAACGCTTATCTAGTTGTTGTTGGAGATGTATCTTTTAAGGACGTGAAAAAGCAAATTGAAAAACATTTTTCTAAATGGGAAAAATCTGTTGGTATAGATTATACAGTTCCCGATGAAGCTCCAAATGCACAGTACACACAAATTAACTTTGTTGATATGCCAAACGCTGTACAATCTAATATCTCTTTGACAAACAATGTAGATTTAGAAATGAAAGATGACGATTACCATTCTGTCTTAATTGCCAATAAAATTTTAGGTGGAGGCTTTAATAGCTACTTAAACATGAACCTTCGTGAAGAACATGGTTATACCTATGGCGCAAGATCTGGAATTGGTACAGATGAATATGCATCACGTTTCACCGCAGGTGCAGCTGTTAGAAATATGGTAACAGATAGCGCAGTTGTTGAAACTTTGAAAGAAATCAACCGTATTAAAACTGAGCCTATTGAGCAAGATATGCTTAAAAACGCAAAAGCTAAATATGTTGGAGATTTTGTGTTGGCTCTAGAAAGCCCACAAACTATTGCACGTTACGCTTTAAATATTAAGCTTAATGATCTTCCAGATGATTTTTACACGACTTATTTACAAAAAATTAATGCAGTTACTGCAGATGATGTAAATCGTGTGGCCAACAAGTATTTTAAAACTGAAAACGCTCGTATCGTCGTTATTGGTAAAGGAAGCGAAGTATTAGAAAACCTTCAAAAAACAGGAATTCCTATTAAATACTACGATAAGTTTGCAGCTGAAACAGAAAAACCATCTTACGAAATTGAAATGCCAGCAGATATGGACGCTACCAAAGTAATGCAATCTTATATAGATGCCATTGGTGGAAAAGCTGCTTTAGATAAAGTAAACTCTGTTTATATGACTGCGGAAGCGGAATTACAACCTGGTGTGATGATGAACTTGGAGATGAAGAAAACATCCAAAAACCAAGCCATGTCAGAAGTGTCTGCAATGGGACAATCATTTATGAAATCTGTTGTTAATCCTGAAGGTGGATATATCGTCCAGCAAGGGCAACGTAAAGACATGACACCTGAAGAATTGAAAGATGCTAAGGTAGAATCATCTCCTTTTCCTGAAGTTAACTATTTAAACGGTGGTGTTACTTTAGAAAAAATTGAAATGGTAGATGGTGTCAAAGCGTATAAAGTAAATGTAAGCGACAGCAAATCTTTATATTATGATGTTGAAACAGGTTTAAAAATAAAACAAGTTGAAACTAGTGAAGCAGGATCACAATCTGTATTCTATGATGAATATAAAGATGTTGGAGGTATCAAGTTTCCTTTTAAAATAGGGCAAACTGCAGGACCACGTCGCTTTGACTTTACAGTTAAATCTGTTAAAGTAAACGAAGGTGTATCTGATGCAGATTTTGACTAAGATTCAAAACTTATAATTCTAAAAGCCCGAAGTAATATTATTTCGGGCTTTTTTTATATCTACCCTTATTACCTAAATACACACCTACCAGTATAATGGCACTGGCCAATATTTGAAACCATCCAAATTCTTCATCATCCAGCAATCCCCAAGTTAAAGCAACAACTGGCATTAAATAGGTTACAGAAGATGCAAAAACTGGTGTTGATATCTGCACTAAAGTATTGAAGAGTACCTTGGCGAGCGCAGTTCCGAAGAAAGATAAAATGATAACATAAACCATTGACATTTTAAAGTTTGGATTGGCAAATGTTTCATCAGTAAAAAAATCACTAAATAAGAGAACTACTATCGCAGGAACTATAATACCAACATAATTTCCCGTAGCAATACTCAATGGCTTTACATTTTGAAGGTACTTTTTTATAATATTCACATTTAGCGCATACATGACTGTTGAGATAATTACAAAGCCAGCGTATAAATAATTTTGATTTGGATTCATTTCAGCTCCTCTCAAAATAAGGATACTTGTTCCTACAAAACCAATGATAACTCCAAATAACTGACGTTTTGTAAACCCAATCTTAAAAATGGCGAATCCTAACAAAATGGCATTTAAAGGTACTAACGAGTTTAAAATTGAAGTAATTGCACTATCGATTTCAGTTTCTGCAATAGCAAATAAAAAAGCAGGTATAAATGATCCTATAAATCCTGAAATCACGATCCATTTCCATTCGTTTTTTTTTATTGATTTGAGTCCTTTTAAACCCACCGAAAATAGAAAAATTCCAGTAATAATTGTTCGTAGAGCACCTAATTGATACGGTGTTAATCCTAATAGTGACTTCTTAATTAATATAAATGAACTCCCCCAAATAATAGATAGAACAAAGAGGAAAAGCCATTTCTTAGTAGTATCACTCATAAGATTTCTTAAGTAATTCACAAAGTTCGTTAATTTTAATGCAATGCACATCAATATTTATTAAGTTTGTTGGTACTATCTATAACATATACTATGAAAACATTAAAGAACATATTTGCGATTGCATTGATTTCGGTTTCAATTGTTGCTTGTAAAAGCGATAAAGATCCAGAAGTTATAACTGTAGAATCTACCTCACAAATCAATACAAACGCAGCTAAAAAATTAGATCCGAATGCTACTTATGCAAAGGCGGAATTTGGTATTGAAGGAATGACTTGTGCTATGGGTTGCGCTAAAACCATAGAAAAGAAAATGGCTAGAATGGATGGCGTAAAATCTGCTAAGGTAGATTTTGACAAACAAATAGCAATGGTTGAGTACGATGAAGCCATGGTTACTCCAAAAACTTTAGAGGAAGCTGTTTCAAAAGCGGGTGATACTTACAAAGTAAAAGACATGAAAACCGTAGAGTCTTTTTCTACGGAAAAAGAAGCTTGCAAAGCTAATTGTGATAAAGCATGTTGTGCAGAAAAATCTGAGGATTCTAAAAAAATGGCTTGTGCAGAAGATTGTAAAAAAGACTGCTGTTCTAAAAAAGCATAATTTTAGTTAGACAAATTTTTAAAAACCACTCAAATGAGTGGTTTTTTTAGCTCCAATCTTTAAATGGATGCTTACTTAACTGCGAGTTGTAATAACGTTTGTTACCGGTTACTTCTTCACCAAGCCAATCTGGTATTTTATAATTTTCATCCTCATGATTTAATTCAACCTCAGCAACAATTAAACCTTTATTCTCTGCTGAAAACACATCAACCTCAAACACATGCTGTCCTATATTGACCTCGTAACGCACTTTATCAATCACACCTTTTTCACAGAGCTTTAAAAGTGATTCAGCGTCTTGTTTAGAAATTTCTTTTTCCCATTCATAACGAGACAAGCCATTCTCAGTAGATTTTCCTTTAACTGTTACGAATCCTTGGTCTCCTTTAACCCTAACTCTAACTGTTCGATCTGGATGTGTATTAAGAAAACCCTGAATAATTCGCGTATGCTTGAAGGAATCTTTTTTAAAATCTTCCGAAGTCACTAAAAATTTACGTTCTATTTCTATCATCTTTAGTTCCCATTAAAGTGGGAATCTTATTTAATTAATTTCTCAATTCTCATGAATAGAGATTCCTGCCTGCGCAGGAATCAGTAAATTTACATGATGCAAAACGATTTACCAATTAGAAAGATTATTCATGTCGATATGGATGCATTTTATGCCTCTGTAGCGCAAATGGATGATCCCAGTCTAAAAGGAAAAGCGATTGCTGTTGGCGGTGGTGGAGCTCGAGGTGTCATTAGCGCAGCCAGTTATGAAGCGAGAAAGTTTGGAGTGAAAAGCGCTATGTCTGGACGTTTGGCGATTAAATTATGTCCTCATCTTATTTTTGTAAAAACTAATTTTGATCGTTACAAAACCATTTCTCAAAAGGTTAGAACTATCTTCTATGATTATACAGATTTGGTAGAACCCCTCTCCCTTGACGAAGCATATTTGGATGTTACTCAAAACAAAAAAGGAAATCCAAGTGCATCCTTAATTGCCCAAGAAATTAGAGCTCGTATTTTAAATGAAGTTGGTTTAACTGCTTCTGCTGGGATTTCTATCAATAAATTTATAGCCAAAGTAGCTAGCGATTACAACAAGCCTAACGGACAAAAAACCGTGAATCCAGAAGAAGTCATTCAATTTTTAGAGGATCTCGATATTAGAAAATTTTATGGCGTTGGTAAAGTCACCGCAGAGAAAATGTACCAAAAAGGGATTTTTACCGGTAAGGATTTAAAAGCAAAATCTTTGGAGTATCTTGATGATAACTTCGGAAAATCGGGACGTTACTATTATCACGTTGTTCGTGGCATCCATAATAGCGAAGTCAAACCCAATCGTATTAGAAAATCGCTCGCTGCAGAACGTACGTTTAGTGAAAATTTATCTTCGGAAATTTTTATGCTAGAAAAACTAAACCATATTGCAGAAGAGGTTGCCAAGCGACTCAGCAAAAGTAACGTCTCTGGAAAAACAGTGACGCTCAAAATAAAGTACAGTGATTTCACCTTACAAACCCGAAGCAAGACTTTACCATACTTTATAGGCGATAAAAGTATGATTCTTGAAACTGCTAAAGATTTACTGTATCAGGAAAAAATGAGTAATTCGGTACGACTATTAGGGATTTCCTTGTCTAATTTAAATACCGAAAGTTCTAAAAATAAAAAAGTTGAAAAAACGGAAAAACCTGTTAGTATGCAATTGAGGTTTGAATTTTGAGTACATTCTAACAATTAGAAATTTAACACTAAATATATGTATTCTCTTGACTTTCTAAAATTAGTTTATTAATTTAAAGATTAGAAATAATCAATGATGATGAATGGAAAATACCCTTTTAAATAGTAGCCATAGGTTTGTTAAAAATTATTTAAGATTGTATTCTCAAAGAGAGCTAGATATTGTAGCGTTTTTTGATGACAATTTTATAGGGTTTGATGGAATTTCTACTACAATCTATAACAAACAAAGCTGGATTAAAGCAATCGAGCATGATTTTCATGAAATAAAAAATCCTTTTGAAATTAAAATTACAGATCTTGATTCTAGATTAGATACAAATGGATGTATTATCGTAGCTGCAGTTTCGTTGTGGTATATTCCCGTTTTTGAGAATGCGCCAGAGTTTGATAAAATACGTACAGTGTTTGTATTAAAACCTAATAATGACACTTTTAATATTTTACATTTAAGTAATTCAATCTCATTGCTTCCTTTAAATAATGAAGACGTATATCCTACTCAACTTCTAGATTTCTTAAAAAAATCTAAGGATGAGTTTTTTAAAATAGGTAAAATAAAAGATAAGTAGTACGTTTCTGCGTTAGCGATTACTCGTTCATTTTGTATAATCAAGAAATCTCGATTATTAAATAATTGAGCAATTTTTTGGAACTTCTAACAGAGAGCAACTTGATTAAGTACAGCCTATTACCGGTATCACCCTAATAGTATTCTCACCACTCTAAATTATTATGTGATTAAAAACTACAACTCGTAATTTCAGAAACTCTCAGGGTATTTACCATACCTTTTTCTTGAATTGGCATCGCAGCTAAACTGATGAGCATGTCGCCAACTTCGAGATAGCCTTTTTTACAAGCCATAGCGTTTACATCTTCTATTGTTTCATCTGTGCTTACAAATTTATCATAGTAAAATGCTTCAACTCCCCAAAGCAAACTCAATTGTGTTAGGATACGCTTATTTGATGTAAAAACCAATATA
It contains:
- a CDS encoding M16 family metallopeptidase; this encodes MKFKISILVVAFLMSVSAFAQVDRSKMPEPGPAPKISLEKPQEFELKNGLTVLVVENHKLPRVSYSLTIDNKPMTVGDKAGVESLIGAMLGNGTKNISKDEFNEEVDFLGANIGFSFRGGYASSLSKYSDRILELMADAAINPLLIEEEFEKEKAKLIDGLKSEENSVDAVAGRVGSALAYGKNHPYGEFTTEETVNNVSYGDAVAFYEKYFNPNNAYLVVVGDVSFKDVKKQIEKHFSKWEKSVGIDYTVPDEAPNAQYTQINFVDMPNAVQSNISLTNNVDLEMKDDDYHSVLIANKILGGGFNSYLNMNLREEHGYTYGARSGIGTDEYASRFTAGAAVRNMVTDSAVVETLKEINRIKTEPIEQDMLKNAKAKYVGDFVLALESPQTIARYALNIKLNDLPDDFYTTYLQKINAVTADDVNRVANKYFKTENARIVVIGKGSEVLENLQKTGIPIKYYDKFAAETEKPSYEIEMPADMDATKVMQSYIDAIGGKAALDKVNSVYMTAEAELQPGVMMNLEMKKTSKNQAMSEVSAMGQSFMKSVVNPEGGYIVQQGQRKDMTPEELKDAKVESSPFPEVNYLNGGVTLEKIEMVDGVKAYKVNVSDSKSLYYDVETGLKIKQVETSEAGSQSVFYDEYKDVGGIKFPFKIGQTAGPRRFDFTVKSVKVNEGVSDADFD
- a CDS encoding DMT family transporter, which translates into the protein MSDTTKKWLFLFVLSIIWGSSFILIKKSLLGLTPYQLGALRTIITGIFLFSVGLKGLKSIKKNEWKWIVISGFIGSFIPAFLFAIAETEIDSAITSILNSLVPLNAILLGFAIFKIGFTKRQLFGVIIGFVGTSILILRGAEMNPNQNYLYAGFVIISTVMYALNVNIIKKYLQNVKPLSIATGNYVGIIVPAIVVLLFSDFFTDETFANPNFKMSMVYVIILSFFGTALAKVLFNTLVQISTPVFASSVTYLMPVVALTWGLLDDEEFGWFQILASAIILVGVYLGNKGRYKKSPK
- a CDS encoding heavy-metal-associated domain-containing protein, giving the protein MKTLKNIFAIALISVSIVACKSDKDPEVITVESTSQINTNAAKKLDPNATYAKAEFGIEGMTCAMGCAKTIEKKMARMDGVKSAKVDFDKQIAMVEYDEAMVTPKTLEEAVSKAGDTYKVKDMKTVESFSTEKEACKANCDKACCAEKSEDSKKMACAEDCKKDCCSKKA
- a CDS encoding CYTH domain-containing protein, whose protein sequence is MIEIERKFLVTSEDFKKDSFKHTRIIQGFLNTHPDRTVRVRVKGDQGFVTVKGKSTENGLSRYEWEKEISKQDAESLLKLCEKGVIDKVRYEVNIGQHVFEVDVFSAENKGLIVAEVELNHEDENYKIPDWLGEEVTGNKRYYNSQLSKHPFKDWS
- the dinB gene encoding DNA polymerase IV; translation: MQNDLPIRKIIHVDMDAFYASVAQMDDPSLKGKAIAVGGGGARGVISAASYEARKFGVKSAMSGRLAIKLCPHLIFVKTNFDRYKTISQKVRTIFYDYTDLVEPLSLDEAYLDVTQNKKGNPSASLIAQEIRARILNEVGLTASAGISINKFIAKVASDYNKPNGQKTVNPEEVIQFLEDLDIRKFYGVGKVTAEKMYQKGIFTGKDLKAKSLEYLDDNFGKSGRYYYHVVRGIHNSEVKPNRIRKSLAAERTFSENLSSEIFMLEKLNHIAEEVAKRLSKSNVSGKTVTLKIKYSDFTLQTRSKTLPYFIGDKSMILETAKDLLYQEKMSNSVRLLGISLSNLNTESSKNKKVEKTEKPVSMQLRFEF
- a CDS encoding nuclear transport factor 2 family protein — its product is MENTLLNSSHRFVKNYLRLYSQRELDIVAFFDDNFIGFDGISTTIYNKQSWIKAIEHDFHEIKNPFEIKITDLDSRLDTNGCIIVAAVSLWYIPVFENAPEFDKIRTVFVLKPNNDTFNILHLSNSISLLPLNNEDVYPTQLLDFLKKSKDEFFKIGKIKDK